One window from the genome of Hippopotamus amphibius kiboko isolate mHipAmp2 chromosome 13, mHipAmp2.hap2, whole genome shotgun sequence encodes:
- the TRAK1 gene encoding trafficking kinesin-binding protein 1 isoform X5: MTKTYNDIDAVTRLLEEKERDLELAARIGQSLLKKNKTLTERNELLEEQVEHIREEVSQLRHELSMKDELLQFYTSAAEESEPESVCSTPLKRNESSSSVQNYFHLDSLQKKLKDLEEENVVLRSEACQLKTETITYEEKEQQLVNDCVKELRDANVQIASISEELAKKTEDAARQQEEITHLLSQIVDLQKKAKACAVENEELVQHLGAAKDAQRQLTAELRELEDKYAECMEMLHEAQEELKNLRNKTMPNATSRRYHSLGLFPMDSLAAEIEGTMRKELQLEEPESPDIAHQKRVFETVRNINQVVKQRSLTPSPMNIPGSNQSSAMNSLLSSCVSTPRSSFYGSDVSNVVLDNKTNSIILEAESADLGNEERSKKPGTPGTPGSHDLETALRRLSLRRENYLSERRFFEEEQERKLRELAEKGELLSGSLTPTESIMSLGTHSRFSEFTGFSGISFSSRSYLPEKLQIVKPLEGSATLHHWQQLAQPHLGGILDPRPGVVTKGFRTLDVDLDEVYCLNDFEEDDTGDHISLPGLATSTPVQHPETSGERSRARMTVSGSRSYPSRPQAFPEEMQEQPAAEEEEEGSAHHPGKCMSQTNSTFTFTTCRILHPSDELTRVTPSLNSAPTPACGSTSHLKSTPVATPCTPRRLSLAESFTNVRESTTTMSTSLGLVWLLKERGISAAVYDPQSWDRAGRGSLLHSYTPRMAVIPSTPPNSPMQTPTSSPPSFEFKCTSPPYDNFLASKPASSILREVREKKVVRSSESQTDVSVSNLNLVDKVRRFGVAKVVNSGRAHVPTLTEDQGPLLCGPPGPAQALVPGGLVPEGLPLGCPTVTSAIGGLQLNSGIRRNRSFPTMVGSSMQMKAPVTLTSGILMGAKLPKQTSLR, translated from the exons GTGTCACAGCTCCGGCATGAACTGTCCATGAAGGATGAGCTGCTTCAGTTCTACACCAGCGCTGCAGAGGAGAGTGAGCCGGAGTCCGTGTGCTCCACCCC GTTGAAGAGGAATGAGTCGTCCTCCTCCGTCCAGAATTACTTCCATCTGGATTCTCTCCAGAAGAAGCTGAAGGACCTGGAAGAGGAGAACGTCGTACTTCGATCCGAG GCCTGCCAGCTGAAGACGGAGACCATCACCTACGAAGAGAAGGAGCAGCAGCTGGTCAACGACTGCGTGAAGGAGCTGA GGGACGCCAACGTGCAGATTGCCAGTATCTCAGAGGAGCTGGCCAAGAAGACGGAAGATGCTGCCCGCCAGCAGGAGGAGATCACACACCTCCTCTCCCAAATAGTTGATTTGCAGAAGAAGGCAAAAGCT TGTGCAGTGGAAAATGAAGAACTCGTCCAGCACCTGGGGGCCGCCAAGGATGCCCAGCGGCAGCTCACAGCCGAG CTGCGTGAGCTGGAGGACAAGTACGCCGAGTGCATGGAGATGCTCCACGAGGCGCAGGAGGAGCTCAAGAACCTCCGGAACAAGACCATGCCCAACGCCACGTCGCGGCGCTACCACTCGCTGGGCCTGTTTCCCATG GACTCCTTGGCGGCGGAGATCGAGGGAACCATGCGCAAGGAGCTGCAGCTGGAAGAGCCTGAGTCACCAGACATCGC CCACCAGAAGCGGGTCTTTGAGACTGTGAGAAACATCAACCAGGTCGTCAAACAGAGGTCTCTGACCCCGTCCCCCATGAACATCCCTGGCTCCAACCAGTCCTCGGCCATGAACTCCCTCCTGTCCAGCTGCGTCAGCACCCCCCGGTCCAGCTTCTACGGTAGTGACGTCAGCAACGTCGTCCTCGACAACAAGACCAACAGCATCATCCTGGAAGCAGAGTCAGCAGACTTGGG AAACGAGGAGCGGAGTAAGAAGCCGGGCACGCCAGGCACCCCGGGCTCCCACGACCTGGAGACAGCGCTGCGGCGGCTGTCCCTCCGCCGGGAGAACTACCTCTCGGAGAGGAGGTTCTTCGAGGAGGAGCAGGAGCGCAAGCTCAGGGAGCTGGCGGAGAAGGGCGAGCTGCTCAGCGGCTCCCTGACGCCCACCGAGAGCATCATGTCCCTGGGCACGCACTCGCGCTTCTCCGAGTTCACCGGCTTCTCCGGCATATCGTTCAGCAGCCGCTCCTACCTGCCCGAGAAGCTGCAGATCGTCAAGCCGCTGGAAG GTTCTGCCACCCTTCACCACTGGCAGCAGTTGGCCCAGCCTCACCTCGGGGGCATCCTGGACCCCCGGCCCGGTGTGGTCACCAAGGGCTTCCGGACGCTGGACGTTGACCTGGACGAAGTGTACTGCCTTAACGACTTTGAAGAAGACGACACAGGTGACCACATTTCCCTCCCGGGCCTAGCTACCTCCACACCAGTTCAGCACCCAGAGACCTCAGGTGAGAGGTCCCGAGCACGCATGACTGTCTCAGGCAGCAGAAGTTACCCGAGCCGGCCTCAGGCTTTCCCAGAGGAGATGCAGGAGCAGCCAGcggccgaggaggaggaggaggggtctg CCCACCACCCTGGGAAGTGCATGTCACAGACCAACTCCACCTTCACCTTCACCACCTGTCGCATCCTGCATCCTTCAGACGAACTCACGCGGGTCACACCAAG CCTTAACTCAGCCCCGACTCCAGCTTGTGGCAGCACCAGCCACTTGAAGTCCACGCCGGTGGCCACACCGTGCACTCCCCGGAGACTGAGCCTGGCCGAATCCTTCACTAATGTTCGTGAGTCCACGACTACCATGAGCACGTCCCTGGGGCTGGTGTGGCTACTGAAGGAGCGGGGCATTTCTGCGGCTGTGTACGACCCCCAGAGCTGGGACAGGGCTGGCCGGGGCTCCCTCCTGCACTCCTACACCCCGAGGATGGCTGTGATCCCCTCTACCCCACCCAACTCGCCTATGCAGACGCCCACGTCTTCCCCACCCTCCTTCGAGTTCAAGTGCACGAGCCCTCCCTACGACAACTTCCTGGCTTCCAAGCCAGCCAGCTCCATCctgagggaggtgagggagaagaAGGTGGTCCGGAGCAGTGAGAGCCAGACGGATGTGTCTGTCTCCAACCTCAACCTTGTGGACAAAGTCAGGAGGTTTGGCGTGGCCAAAGTGGTGAACTCAGGGCGAGCCCACGTCCCCACCTTGACTGAGGACCAGGGACCTCTCCTCTGTGGGCCCCCGGGCCCCGCGCAGGCCCTTGTCCCCGGAGGCCTGGTACCCGAGGGCCTGCCGCTCGGATGCCCCACTGTCACCAGTGCCATCGGCGGGCTCCAGCTCAACAGTGGCATCCGACGGAACCGCAGCTTCCCCACCATGGTGGGGTCCAGCATGCAGATGAAAGCCCCCGTGACGCTCACCTCGGGCATCTTAATGGGTGCTAAGCTCCCCAAGCAGACCAGCTTACggtga